Proteins from a single region of Nocardiopsis dassonvillei subsp. dassonvillei DSM 43111:
- a CDS encoding MFS transporter encodes MLNDPKAPATPPEDIGRVRRRVTVATAIGNFVEWFDSGAYAVMSATIAVLFFPNYDPAAALLATWAIFAAGFIARPLGALFFGHYGDRIGRNRALALSVLCMSGATLAIGLLPTYAAIGLAAPLLLLLMRAVQGFSTGGEYTGASSFIMEYAPEGRRARYASAVPITVGVAAVVGSGVGVLLTGTLSEEALMSWGWRVPFLIAGPLGAIGLYLRSRLDDTPVFREMAREDNTTRSPLREAFRVSGRQMFTLFGYSITNAVGYYFMSSYMISYMSESLDYTKTQALTTSVVAMLAYTLMCPLMARASDRFGRRPMLMTACAGFVLLTYPAFQLMGTGLAGAMLGTSALAALVAVIGTSNVPMMVEMFPAHLRASGSAVGYTTAYVLFGGTAPFVATWLVATSGSALTPAFYLVGVAALSLLVVLTLVRETRDLSLHRTTLD; translated from the coding sequence GTGCTCAACGACCCCAAAGCCCCCGCGACCCCGCCGGAGGACATCGGCCGCGTCCGCCGCCGCGTCACCGTCGCCACCGCCATCGGCAACTTCGTGGAGTGGTTCGACTCCGGCGCCTACGCCGTCATGTCGGCCACCATCGCGGTGCTGTTCTTCCCCAACTACGACCCCGCCGCCGCGCTGCTGGCGACCTGGGCGATCTTCGCCGCGGGGTTCATCGCCCGCCCCCTGGGCGCCCTGTTCTTCGGCCACTACGGCGACCGCATCGGCCGCAACCGCGCCCTGGCGCTGAGCGTGCTGTGCATGAGCGGGGCCACCCTCGCCATCGGCCTGCTGCCCACCTACGCCGCGATCGGCCTGGCCGCGCCCCTGCTGCTCCTGCTCATGCGCGCCGTCCAGGGCTTCTCCACCGGCGGCGAGTACACCGGCGCCTCCTCCTTCATCATGGAGTACGCCCCCGAGGGCCGCCGCGCCCGCTACGCCAGCGCCGTCCCCATCACCGTGGGCGTGGCCGCCGTCGTCGGCTCGGGCGTGGGCGTGCTGCTCACCGGCACCCTCAGCGAGGAGGCCCTGATGTCGTGGGGCTGGCGGGTGCCGTTCCTGATCGCCGGGCCGCTGGGCGCCATCGGCCTGTACCTGCGCTCCCGGCTCGACGACACCCCCGTCTTCCGCGAGATGGCCCGGGAGGACAACACCACCCGCAGCCCGCTGCGCGAGGCCTTCCGGGTCTCCGGCCGCCAGATGTTCACGCTCTTCGGCTACAGCATCACCAACGCCGTCGGCTACTACTTCATGAGCAGCTACATGATCAGCTACATGTCGGAGTCGCTGGACTACACCAAGACCCAGGCGCTCACCACCAGCGTGGTCGCGATGCTGGCGTACACGCTGATGTGCCCGCTCATGGCCAGGGCCAGCGACCGGTTCGGGCGCCGCCCCATGCTGATGACCGCCTGCGCCGGGTTCGTGCTGCTGACCTACCCCGCGTTCCAGCTCATGGGCACCGGGCTGGCCGGGGCGATGCTGGGCACCTCGGCGCTGGCCGCGCTCGTGGCGGTGATCGGCACCTCCAACGTGCCGATGATGGTGGAGATGTTCCCGGCCCACCTGCGCGCCAGCGGGTCGGCGGTCGGCTACACCACCGCCTACGTGCTCTTCGGAGGCACGGCGCCGTTCGTGGCCACCTGGCTGGTCGCCACCTCCGGCAGCGCCCTGACCCCGGCGTTCTACCTCGTCGGCGTCGCCGCGCTCAGCCTCCTGGTGGTGCTCACCCTGGTCCGCGAGACCCGGGACCTGTCCCTGCACCGCACCACGCTGGACTGA
- a CDS encoding phosphotransferase family protein gives MEDAAAVLTHGEPHPGNLLWRGDRPLLVDWDTVGLAAPERDLWLVTDDPAELERYAEVSGHEPDRALLDLYRLRWDLRDVVEFVDWFRAPHEGGPDTSQAWRDLVRIVERLGAGERSGAR, from the coding sequence CTGGAGGACGCGGCGGCGGTCCTCACCCACGGCGAACCCCACCCCGGCAACCTGCTGTGGCGCGGCGACCGCCCGCTGCTGGTCGACTGGGACACCGTCGGCCTGGCCGCCCCCGAGCGCGACCTATGGCTGGTCACCGACGACCCCGCCGAACTGGAACGCTACGCCGAGGTCAGCGGGCACGAGCCCGACCGCGCACTGCTGGACCTGTACCGGCTGCGCTGGGACCTGCGCGACGTCGTCGAGTTCGTCGACTGGTTCCGCGCGCCCCACGAGGGAGGCCCCGACACCTCCCAGGCCTGGCGGGACCTGGTCCGCATCGTCGAACGCCTCGGCGCCGGGGAGCGGTCCGGCGCCCGCTGA
- a CDS encoding bifunctional phosphatase PAP2/diacylglycerol kinase family protein, with amino-acid sequence MSRLQRADKKVYDHVTGLGPASLDAYTPKFVQATDNMAPWFLMSATLAATGGPRLRRTALRAILAAGTANLVSAGIKQISGRTRPDNSAVPAARSPYRSYPSTSFPSGHTAAAAAYAAGVMTDAPKPLAGLVALLAGGVAFSRVHSGVHYPGDVLAGVAIGCGAALLAGTVVPPRPELVFGARTVADGETDVDREGGGVTVVVNPRSASGTVPGLTAADVTSRVARALPKARIIPLSADDDVVGVMDQAARTSEVLAVAGGDGTVNAGAQAALDHDRPLLVLPDGTLNNFARTLGLSSVDIALRAFDDGRLARVDVGEVDGRIFLNTSSFGSYPRMVDRRDKWAERIGKWPAFALALWQDLREVSPISAVVDGEPAKVWWAFVGNCQYRTHGRVPALREQLDDGRLDVRVLTARAPFPRLRAVADVLLGKFAHGEGYSERLTTGLTLTIPGEPRLLAVDGEVVEGSRTVVFTKRHAALRVFVPAVETDR; translated from the coding sequence ATGAGTCGACTCCAACGGGCTGACAAGAAGGTCTACGACCACGTGACGGGGTTGGGACCCGCGTCCCTGGACGCCTACACCCCCAAGTTCGTGCAGGCGACGGACAACATGGCGCCGTGGTTCCTCATGTCGGCCACCCTCGCCGCCACCGGCGGCCCCAGGCTGCGGCGCACCGCCCTGCGCGCCATCCTGGCCGCGGGCACCGCCAACCTGGTCTCGGCGGGGATCAAGCAGATCTCGGGGCGCACCCGCCCGGACAACTCGGCCGTCCCGGCCGCGCGCAGCCCCTACCGCTCCTACCCGAGCACCTCCTTCCCCTCCGGGCACACCGCCGCGGCCGCGGCCTACGCGGCCGGGGTCATGACCGACGCGCCCAAGCCGCTGGCCGGGCTGGTCGCCCTCCTGGCGGGCGGGGTGGCGTTCTCCCGCGTGCACAGCGGCGTCCACTACCCCGGCGACGTGCTCGCCGGAGTGGCCATCGGGTGCGGCGCGGCCCTGCTCGCCGGAACGGTGGTGCCGCCCCGGCCCGAACTGGTCTTCGGCGCGCGCACCGTCGCCGACGGGGAGACCGACGTGGACCGCGAGGGCGGCGGGGTGACGGTGGTGGTCAACCCGCGCTCGGCCTCGGGCACGGTGCCCGGGCTGACCGCGGCCGACGTCACGAGCAGGGTGGCGCGGGCGCTGCCCAAGGCGCGGATCATCCCGCTGTCGGCCGACGACGACGTGGTCGGGGTCATGGACCAGGCCGCGCGCACCAGCGAGGTGCTGGCGGTGGCGGGCGGCGACGGCACCGTCAACGCCGGGGCGCAGGCGGCGCTCGACCACGACCGCCCGCTGCTGGTGCTGCCGGACGGCACCCTCAACAACTTCGCCCGCACCCTGGGGCTGTCCTCGGTGGACATCGCGCTGCGGGCCTTCGACGACGGGCGGCTGGCCCGGGTGGACGTGGGCGAGGTGGACGGCCGGATCTTCCTCAACACGTCCTCCTTCGGCTCCTACCCGCGCATGGTGGACCGGCGCGACAAGTGGGCCGAGCGGATCGGCAAGTGGCCCGCGTTCGCGCTGGCCCTGTGGCAGGACCTGCGGGAGGTGAGCCCGATCTCCGCGGTCGTGGACGGCGAGCCCGCCAAGGTGTGGTGGGCGTTCGTGGGCAACTGCCAGTACCGCACGCACGGCCGGGTGCCCGCGCTGCGCGAGCAGCTGGACGACGGGCGGCTGGACGTGCGGGTGCTCACCGCGCGGGCGCCCTTCCCGAGGCTGCGCGCCGTCGCGGACGTGCTGCTGGGCAAGTTCGCGCACGGCGAGGGGTACTCCGAGCGGCTGACCACGGGGCTGACGCTGACCATCCCGGGCGAGCCCAGGCTGCTCGCCGTGGACGGCGAGGTCGTGGAGGGCTCGCGCACGGTGGTCTTCACCAAGCGGCACGCGGCCCTGCGGGTGTTCGTGCCCGCCGTCGAGACCGACCGGTGA
- a CDS encoding NAD(P)/FAD-dependent oxidoreductase, translating to MGTGQHTLHRRRVAVIGSGVSGLTAAHVLHRDDDVTLFEADDRLGGHAHTHRIDGGPGGEMRVDSGFIVHNRRTYPHLLRLFDELGVSTQPTEMSMSVSCRGCGLEYAGARGVRAMLPNRSRRSPAYLRMLTEIPRFHRAARRLLAATPPPGAAEPTLGAFVRHHRFTPYTVAHFLLPLVSAVWSCPPGTATDYPARYLFSFLANHGMLSVWGSPRWRTVTGGSHSYVERVAKNLHAVRTATPVTSLARTAQGVRLRAGGEALDFDAAVVATHADQALALLADPTDAEREVLGAFGYSRNRTLLHTDASVLPADRDVWASWNHRLASCEPDTGPVRVSYHMNRLQRLDADEQYVVTLNGADEVDPDRVVAAMDYAHPVYTPASLAAQRRLPELSDRVVAFAGAHHGWGFHEDGCRSGVRAAASLGVHW from the coding sequence TTGGGTACAGGGCAGCACACCCTCCACCGGCGCAGGGTCGCGGTCATCGGCTCCGGCGTCTCCGGACTGACGGCGGCGCACGTCCTGCACCGGGACGACGACGTCACCCTGTTCGAGGCCGACGACCGCCTGGGCGGGCACGCCCACACCCACCGGATCGACGGCGGACCGGGCGGCGAGATGCGGGTCGACAGCGGCTTCATCGTGCACAACAGGCGCACCTACCCCCACCTGCTGCGCCTGTTCGACGAACTCGGCGTGTCCACCCAGCCCACCGAGATGAGCATGTCGGTCAGCTGCCGGGGCTGCGGCCTGGAGTACGCGGGCGCGCGCGGCGTGCGGGCCATGCTCCCCAACCGGTCCCGGCGCAGCCCCGCCTACCTGCGCATGCTCACCGAGATCCCCCGCTTCCACCGGGCCGCCCGGCGCCTGCTCGCCGCGACCCCGCCCCCCGGCGCGGCCGAGCCCACCCTCGGAGCCTTCGTCCGCCACCACCGGTTCACGCCCTACACGGTCGCGCACTTCCTGCTCCCGCTGGTGTCGGCGGTGTGGTCCTGCCCGCCCGGCACCGCCACCGACTACCCCGCCCGCTACCTGTTCTCCTTCCTGGCCAACCACGGCATGCTCAGCGTGTGGGGCTCGCCCCGCTGGCGCACCGTCACCGGCGGCTCGCACTCCTACGTCGAGCGCGTCGCCAAGAACCTGCACGCGGTGCGCACCGCAACCCCGGTCACCTCGCTGGCCCGTACGGCACAGGGGGTGCGCCTGCGCGCCGGGGGAGAGGCCCTGGACTTCGACGCCGCGGTCGTGGCCACCCACGCCGACCAGGCCCTCGCCCTGCTCGCCGACCCCACCGACGCCGAGCGCGAGGTCCTCGGCGCCTTCGGCTACTCGCGCAACCGCACCCTGCTGCACACCGACGCCTCCGTCCTGCCCGCCGACCGCGACGTCTGGGCCAGCTGGAACCACCGCCTGGCCTCCTGCGAGCCCGACACCGGGCCCGTGCGCGTGAGCTACCACATGAACCGCCTCCAGCGCCTGGACGCCGACGAGCAGTACGTGGTCACCCTCAACGGAGCCGACGAGGTCGACCCCGACCGGGTCGTGGCCGCCATGGACTACGCGCACCCCGTCTACACCCCCGCCTCCCTGGCCGCGCAGCGGCGGCTGCCCGAACTCAGCGACCGGGTCGTCGCCTTCGCCGGGGCCCACCACGGGTGGGGCTTCCACGAGGACGGGTGCCGCTCGGGCGTCCGGGCCGCCGCGAGCCTGGGGGTGCACTGGTGA
- a CDS encoding DUF1365 domain-containing protein, whose amino-acid sequence MTPSPAPALYEATVRHVRSEPVRNAFAYGTYYWLVDLDDPPRPRWPLSVLAGFRAKDHAVDGDRAPVVTRASAEAGAPTVTCVPAGTGTGTGAARRDRAGAWARELRADIDALLAEHGVDLDGGRVLMLAHARVLGHVFNPLTVYWCHHRDGRLSRVVAEVHNTYGQRHRYVLDVDGRGRAEADKAMYVSPFNAVDGRYRLSLPEPGERLALTVALHRDGRPPLTASVHGVRRPATTASLLIRALRHPLAPLVGALRIRRQGIGLYLRGLPVQPRGRTHTPATERKTGTRP is encoded by the coding sequence GTGACGCCCTCCCCGGCGCCCGCGCTGTACGAGGCCACCGTCCGCCACGTCCGCTCCGAACCCGTCCGCAACGCCTTCGCCTACGGCACCTACTACTGGCTGGTGGACCTGGACGACCCGCCGCGCCCGCGCTGGCCGCTGAGCGTCCTGGCCGGGTTCCGCGCGAAGGACCACGCCGTGGACGGCGACCGCGCACCGGTCGTCACCCGCGCCTCCGCTGAAGCCGGTGCCCCGACCGTCACCTGCGTCCCAGCCGGCACCGGCACCGGCACCGGTGCCGCGCGCCGCGACCGCGCCGGCGCCTGGGCGCGGGAGCTGCGCGCCGACATCGACGCCCTCCTCGCCGAGCACGGCGTGGACCTCGACGGCGGCCGGGTGCTCATGCTCGCCCACGCCCGCGTCCTGGGCCACGTGTTCAACCCCCTGACCGTCTACTGGTGCCACCACCGCGACGGCCGCCTCAGCCGCGTCGTCGCCGAGGTCCACAACACCTACGGCCAACGCCACCGCTACGTCCTGGACGTGGACGGCCGCGGCCGGGCCGAGGCGGACAAGGCCATGTACGTCTCCCCGTTCAACGCGGTGGACGGCCGCTACCGCCTCAGCCTCCCCGAGCCCGGTGAACGCCTCGCGCTCACCGTCGCCCTGCACCGCGACGGGCGCCCGCCCCTCACCGCCTCGGTGCACGGCGTCCGACGCCCCGCCACCACCGCGTCCCTGCTGATCAGGGCGCTGCGCCACCCCCTCGCGCCGCTGGTCGGCGCGCTGCGCATCCGGCGCCAGGGCATCGGCCTCTACCTGCGCGGACTGCCCGTCCAGCCGCGCGGGCGCACCCACACACCAGCGACCGAACGGAAGACCGGAACACGGCCATGA
- a CDS encoding SAM-dependent methyltransferase, whose protein sequence is MTTTSPHTHPPLDARRWPDVARVPGGRLRAAVARAIVRHATARSGVRVRTGSAAPAADDGAPVLELRDPDAFHRRLAAGGLIGFGESYMAGEWDSPDLVALLTRLAADYDNLVPRPLQPLRHVTLPRRPASDRNTRAGSRRHISHHYDLSNDLFGLFLDRTMTYSSALFEDGEARDRDTLPRAQERKTDRLLDAVGVAEGVELLEIGTGWGELAVRAARRGARVTTVTLSAEQRDLAVERVAAAGLSDLVDIRLCDYRDVTGTYDAVVSVEMIEAVGERYWPVYFAALDRLVRPGGRVGLQSITMEHALMRASRGSYTWMHKYVFPGGLIPSVTAVEERLRAGTSLRITDRLSFGRDYADTLRVWRENFTDAAEQVEALGFDATFRRMWSFYLAYCEAGFLSGIIDVEQITMEKAR, encoded by the coding sequence ATGACCACGACCAGCCCCCACACCCACCCGCCCCTGGACGCACGCCGCTGGCCCGACGTGGCCCGGGTGCCCGGCGGACGCCTGCGCGCGGCCGTCGCCCGCGCCATCGTCCGCCACGCCACCGCGCGCTCGGGCGTGCGCGTGCGCACCGGCTCCGCCGCGCCCGCCGCCGACGACGGCGCGCCCGTCCTGGAGCTGCGCGACCCCGACGCCTTCCACCGCCGTCTGGCCGCGGGCGGCCTCATCGGCTTCGGTGAGTCCTACATGGCCGGGGAGTGGGACTCGCCCGACCTGGTCGCACTGCTCACCCGCCTGGCCGCTGACTACGACAACCTCGTGCCGCGCCCCCTCCAGCCCCTGCGCCACGTCACCCTGCCCCGCAGACCCGCCTCGGACCGCAACACCCGCGCCGGGTCCAGACGCCACATCAGCCACCACTACGACCTGTCCAACGACCTCTTCGGCCTCTTCCTCGACCGGACGATGACCTACTCCTCCGCGCTGTTCGAGGACGGCGAGGCCCGCGACCGCGACACCCTGCCCCGCGCCCAGGAGCGCAAGACCGACCGCCTCCTGGACGCCGTGGGCGTGGCCGAGGGCGTCGAGCTGCTGGAGATCGGCACCGGCTGGGGCGAGCTGGCCGTGCGCGCCGCCCGCCGCGGCGCCCGCGTCACCACCGTCACCCTCTCCGCCGAACAGCGCGACCTGGCCGTCGAACGCGTCGCCGCAGCCGGGCTCTCCGACCTGGTCGACATCCGCCTGTGCGACTACCGCGACGTCACCGGAACCTACGACGCCGTGGTCAGCGTGGAGATGATCGAGGCCGTCGGCGAGCGCTACTGGCCCGTCTACTTCGCCGCCCTGGACCGGCTCGTGCGCCCCGGCGGACGCGTGGGCCTCCAGAGCATCACCATGGAGCACGCCCTGATGCGCGCCTCGCGCGGCTCCTACACCTGGATGCACAAGTACGTCTTCCCCGGCGGACTCATCCCCTCGGTCACCGCCGTCGAGGAGCGACTGCGGGCGGGCACCTCCCTGCGCATCACCGACCGGCTCTCCTTCGGCCGCGACTACGCCGACACCCTGCGCGTGTGGCGCGAGAACTTCACCGACGCCGCCGAACAGGTGGAGGCCCTCGGCTTCGACGCCACCTTCCGCCGCATGTGGTCCTTCTACCTCGCCTACTGCGAGGCCGGTTTCCTGTCCGGAATCATCGACGTCGAGCAGATCACCATGGAGAAGGCCCGATGA
- a CDS encoding SAM-dependent methyltransferase: protein MSTTATPAPPRGAAHFLAPLAAGLFNGVLPVRLRAWDGSEAGPADAPLAVLRDRDALRHILARPGELGLARAYVTGSLDVEGDLTDALSRVWASVRENGTSLPGPAEWARAARTLLALGVVGSPPPVPPAEARLRGRPHPSERDAAAVSHHYDAGNDLYELLLDESMAYSCAYWTSDDPGYTLADAQRDKLDLVCRGLRLGEGDRLLDVGCGWGSLTLHAARHHGARVTAVTLSARQRDHVAARVREEGLSDLVEVRLQHYRDVTDDGFDAVAAIEMGEHVGRDEYAPFARRLHDRLRPGGRLLVQQMSRRGAQPGGGPFIERYIAPDMHMRPLGETVGLLEGAGLEVRGVRAMREHYVRTARAWLEVLERRFDELVALAGPETARVWRLYLAGGALAFEEGRMGVDQILAVRPDRAGSR, encoded by the coding sequence ATGAGCACCACCGCGACCCCCGCCCCGCCCCGCGGAGCCGCCCACTTCCTCGCGCCCCTGGCCGCCGGGCTGTTCAACGGCGTGCTCCCCGTCCGGCTGCGCGCCTGGGACGGCAGCGAGGCCGGTCCCGCCGACGCCCCGCTGGCCGTGCTGCGCGACCGCGACGCCCTGCGCCACATCCTGGCCCGCCCCGGCGAGCTGGGCCTGGCCCGCGCCTACGTCACCGGATCGCTGGACGTGGAGGGCGACCTCACCGACGCCCTGAGCCGGGTGTGGGCGAGCGTGCGCGAGAACGGCACCTCGCTGCCCGGCCCCGCCGAGTGGGCCCGCGCGGCCCGCACCCTCCTGGCCCTGGGCGTGGTGGGCTCCCCGCCGCCCGTCCCTCCGGCCGAGGCGCGCCTGCGCGGACGCCCGCACCCCAGCGAGCGCGACGCCGCGGCCGTCTCCCACCACTACGACGCCGGGAACGACCTCTACGAGCTGCTCCTGGACGAGTCCATGGCCTACTCGTGCGCCTACTGGACCAGCGACGACCCCGGCTACACCCTCGCCGACGCCCAGCGCGACAAGCTCGACCTCGTCTGCCGCGGACTGCGCCTGGGCGAGGGCGACCGCCTGCTCGACGTGGGGTGCGGCTGGGGATCGCTCACCCTGCACGCCGCCCGCCACCACGGAGCGCGCGTCACCGCCGTCACCCTCTCCGCGCGCCAGCGCGACCACGTCGCGGCCCGCGTCCGCGAGGAGGGCCTGTCCGACCTGGTCGAGGTGCGCCTCCAGCACTACCGCGACGTCACCGACGACGGCTTCGACGCCGTGGCCGCCATCGAGATGGGCGAGCACGTGGGCCGGGACGAGTACGCGCCCTTCGCCCGCCGCCTGCACGACCGGCTGCGCCCCGGCGGGCGCCTGCTGGTCCAGCAGATGTCGCGGCGCGGCGCCCAACCCGGCGGCGGCCCGTTCATCGAGCGCTACATCGCCCCCGACATGCACATGCGCCCCCTGGGTGAGACGGTCGGGCTGCTGGAGGGGGCCGGACTGGAGGTGCGCGGCGTGCGGGCCATGCGCGAGCACTACGTGCGCACCGCCCGCGCCTGGCTGGAGGTGCTGGAGCGCCGCTTCGACGAGCTGGTGGCCCTGGCCGGACCCGAGACCGCCCGCGTGTGGCGGCTCTACCTGGCCGGGGGCGCGCTCGCCTTCGAGGAGGGGCGCATGGGAGTGGACCAGATCCTGGCCGTGCGCCCGGACCGCGCCGGGAGCCGCTGA
- a CDS encoding DUF1295 domain-containing protein: MDVSALPLTLGLSAPAVLALMLATFALALRLGRHSVVDAAWGLGFTAVAAVGVLTASGDPARSWLLAGLTAVWGVRLAVHIGLRSRGRGEDPRYERLLDRAPGNRNAYALRVVYLLQGFLVWLVAMPVQAAVHTGAPLLGSPQVWLAVAGAAVWLLGFVFETVGDAQLARFRRDPANSGRIMDRGLWAWTRHPNYFGDACVWWGLFLVALSGSWWVLLTLPAPVVMTYLLTRGSGQRLLDEHMAGRPGWAEYARRTSAFVPTPPGRG, encoded by the coding sequence ATGGACGTCTCCGCGCTCCCCCTCACCCTGGGGCTGTCCGCCCCGGCCGTGCTGGCGCTCATGCTCGCGACCTTCGCCCTCGCGCTGCGCCTGGGCAGGCACAGCGTGGTGGACGCGGCCTGGGGGCTCGGGTTCACCGCCGTGGCGGCGGTCGGCGTCCTGACCGCCTCGGGCGACCCCGCCCGCTCCTGGCTGCTGGCCGGGCTCACCGCCGTGTGGGGGGTGCGCCTGGCCGTGCACATCGGCCTGCGGAGCCGGGGCAGGGGCGAGGACCCCCGCTACGAGCGCCTGCTGGACCGGGCTCCCGGCAACCGGAACGCCTACGCCCTGCGCGTGGTCTACCTGCTCCAGGGGTTCCTGGTGTGGCTCGTCGCCATGCCGGTCCAGGCGGCGGTGCACACCGGGGCGCCCCTCCTCGGGTCCCCTCAGGTGTGGCTTGCCGTCGCCGGTGCGGCCGTGTGGCTGCTGGGGTTCGTGTTCGAGACGGTGGGAGACGCCCAGCTGGCCCGGTTCAGGCGCGACCCCGCCAACAGCGGGCGGATCATGGACCGCGGCCTGTGGGCGTGGACCCGCCACCCCAACTACTTCGGCGACGCGTGCGTGTGGTGGGGGCTGTTCCTGGTCGCGCTGTCGGGGTCGTGGTGGGTGCTGCTCACCCTGCCCGCGCCCGTGGTGATGACCTACCTGCTGACCCGGGGTTCGGGCCAGCGGCTGCTGGACGAGCACATGGCCGGTCGTCCCGGGTGGGCGGAGTACGCCCGGCGCACGAGCGCGTTCGTGCCGACGCCGCCCGGCCGGGGCTGA
- a CDS encoding NAD(P)-dependent alcohol dehydrogenase yields the protein MRAVVFENYERFPSLTDVPKPEPGPGEVLLRVAGAGACHSDVSVYRHFKEGQVGAQKPPFVLGHENSGWVEALGPGVSERVRIGEAYMVYGPIGCGHCRMCAQGKDTYCENAATMPYAAVGLGRDGGMAEYVTVPAHHLVPLGDADPVDAAPLSDAGLTPYHAIKQALPHLEGGGRHALVIGLGGLGQIGVQILRALTGATVIATDVKAEPRAWAERNGAVTVGAGERQVEEIREITGGRGVDAAFDFVGITPTIATAAASMAQGGRLTVVGIAGGTHEFSFFTNAYESYITNTYWGTVGELWEVVDMYRAGQIRPEVERFTLDDALEAYRRLEAGEVFGRAVVVPHQS from the coding sequence ATGCGAGCCGTGGTCTTCGAGAACTACGAGCGGTTCCCGTCACTCACCGACGTTCCCAAGCCCGAGCCGGGTCCGGGCGAGGTGCTCCTGCGGGTGGCGGGAGCGGGCGCCTGCCACTCCGACGTCAGCGTGTACCGCCATTTCAAGGAGGGGCAGGTGGGGGCGCAGAAACCGCCGTTCGTCCTGGGGCACGAGAACTCCGGATGGGTGGAGGCGCTCGGCCCCGGTGTGAGCGAGCGCGTGCGGATCGGCGAGGCCTACATGGTCTACGGACCGATCGGCTGCGGGCACTGCCGCATGTGCGCGCAGGGGAAGGACACCTACTGTGAGAACGCCGCGACCATGCCCTACGCGGCGGTGGGGCTGGGGCGCGACGGCGGGATGGCCGAGTACGTGACCGTGCCCGCCCACCACCTGGTCCCCCTGGGCGACGCCGATCCCGTCGACGCCGCGCCGCTGTCGGACGCGGGTCTGACCCCGTACCACGCCATCAAGCAGGCGCTGCCGCACCTGGAGGGCGGCGGCCGGCACGCCCTGGTGATCGGCCTGGGCGGGCTGGGGCAGATCGGCGTGCAGATCCTGCGGGCGCTGACCGGTGCGACGGTGATCGCCACCGACGTCAAGGCCGAGCCGCGCGCCTGGGCCGAGCGCAACGGCGCGGTCACCGTGGGGGCGGGCGAACGCCAGGTCGAGGAGATCCGCGAGATCACCGGGGGCCGGGGCGTGGACGCGGCCTTCGACTTCGTGGGCATCACGCCGACCATCGCGACCGCGGCGGCGTCGATGGCCCAGGGCGGGCGCCTGACCGTGGTGGGGATCGCGGGCGGCACGCACGAGTTCTCGTTCTTCACCAACGCCTACGAGTCCTACATCACCAACACCTACTGGGGGACGGTGGGAGAACTGTGGGAGGTGGTGGACATGTACCGGGCGGGGCAGATCCGGCCGGAGGTCGAGCGGTTCACCCTGGACGACGCCCTGGAGGCCTACCGGAGGCTGGAGGCCGGGGAGGTCTTCGGCCGCGCCGTGGTGGTCCCGCACCAGAGCTGA
- a CDS encoding alpha/beta hydrolase, translating into MIAAGPRHASPSTPLRYEEREWHGLRLLAHDETGDGRIVEALGDVAAADHIVVLVPGNDNYLGNYFDANRPTRPRVNGGTVLRTMQALAPGERSAVVVWVGYDTPRGFAEAAFRGPAERGAEDLARLTSFLPRTARITLVGHSYGTVVCGLALRHGRVDDCVALGSPGMGGNSVADLGFTGNLWAALGPADWIRFFPRGRWRDLGHGPSPLRPGFGATAFATGPIPGHCSYYTEGSESVRNIARIGLGRHAEVTRPDVPAQRTRPGPRPAPGAPVTEAAS; encoded by the coding sequence ATGATCGCGGCGGGCCCACGTCACGCTTCGCCTTCCACACCCCTGCGCTACGAGGAACGCGAGTGGCACGGCCTGCGGCTCCTGGCCCACGACGAGACCGGAGACGGGCGCATCGTCGAGGCGCTGGGGGACGTGGCGGCCGCCGACCACATCGTGGTCCTGGTCCCGGGCAACGACAACTACCTGGGCAACTACTTCGACGCCAACCGCCCCACCCGGCCCCGGGTCAACGGGGGGACGGTCCTGCGCACCATGCAGGCCCTCGCCCCCGGCGAGCGCTCCGCCGTCGTGGTCTGGGTCGGCTACGACACCCCGCGCGGCTTCGCGGAGGCCGCCTTCCGGGGCCCCGCCGAACGCGGAGCCGAGGACCTGGCCCGCCTGACGTCCTTCCTGCCCCGCACCGCCCGCATCACGCTGGTGGGCCACAGCTACGGCACCGTCGTGTGCGGACTGGCCCTGCGGCACGGGCGCGTGGACGACTGCGTGGCCCTGGGCAGCCCCGGCATGGGCGGGAACTCCGTCGCCGACCTGGGCTTCACCGGGAACCTGTGGGCGGCGCTGGGCCCCGCGGACTGGATCCGCTTCTTCCCCCGGGGCCGCTGGCGGGACCTGGGCCACGGGCCCTCGCCGCTGCGCCCCGGGTTCGGCGCCACCGCCTTCGCCACCGGCCCCATCCCCGGCCACTGCTCCTACTACACCGAGGGCAGCGAGTCGGTGCGCAACATCGCCCGTATCGGCCTGGGCCGCCACGCCGAGGTCACCCGGCCGGACGTGCCCGCCCAGCGGACCCGCCCGGGCCCGCGCCCGGCGCCCGGGGCCCCGGTCACGGAGGCCGCGTCGTGA